A region of the Amphiprion ocellaris isolate individual 3 ecotype Okinawa chromosome 22, ASM2253959v1, whole genome shotgun sequence genome:
gttaaaaatgattcttaagaacattcacatcaaaatcaaccaaaatccagcaaaatttgccggattttggttgattttgatgtgaatgttcataaagaaaatattagaagttttactgatatatatgtaatcactttagatatttttaggatttttttttggaagatttttacaaattttttgaaaagatttacaagatttttcttgtcaaatttgggagattttttaaaaataaaacttttaaggaattattggaattttcttcctgaaggttttgcaaattttcagaaatttggggaatttcttttcttgaatttttggatttttttcagacaaggaagcaatattttttggtgcccataaatgaggacaacaggagggttaaaagctCAGCACTTCTGCTGTTACTCCTCACCGTACGGTCCGCCAACACACCGGGGAAAAACACCGTCAGacagagggaaaagaaaagagaaagaagagaaatgtGTACAAAGAACAGCCTCACTGAGAACACACAGAACCACATGTGtagtaagaaaacaaacacacacatcatcacTCATAGAGAacgtaaacacacacagcactcacctctgattggccaCGGGCATGTCAGAGGGGGTTGTCCGAGCCAATCAGAGGACAGTGCCCCTTGTGTCCAGTGGATGCTAACAAAGTCCCTTTTCTGAGCGTCAATCACCTGGACGACAAAGCCAACACAACCGCCACATTAAAGCATGAACATCTTCAGTCACACGGCCATAAGTATGCGAACGCTCAGGCTGCAGCTGCACCACAAACCGTCCGCATACTTCTGACTGCATTGTTTATGTCAACAAAATGTGGCAAAACAATCAGAACGGCAGAGAAAATCAGTCCGGTTACCAACATTATGAAGTAAACATTAGCTGTTATTAAGCTAATTCCAGTTTCTTGTAGttttttatcaaattttaaTCGACTTTGCTGCAACTCGTGAAGAGGGATGAAACGTAATGTATCTGACAGATGTGAAAATACTGAATTAAAACACCAACATCGTCATAAACTGGAATTAGTTTAATTTAATCTGACAACCAAACACTGTGTGAAGGCATTAGATAGAGGAGTGGGACAGAAAAGCGGGTCAAACTTAAAGATGCATCTGCTACAAAACTTTACTTCTTTTCCTGAGAGTAAGTTAGTTTTACTACTtagacaaaattaaaatatccACTCTTTCTCAGGTTAGGGCTATTATTTACCACTACCGACTTTATACGACTTTGAATCAACCTCAGCTCCACAGCGTAAGCTAAAGTTGACGATTTTTTTACGAGGAAACTGCAGCACTTTGGGGGTTTTGCATTCAGAGGATTAAACCTTTAACCTCTTTTCAATCTTAAACTACAGGAGCTGAAGCAGCAGACGGTCAGGAGGAGTCACATGATGCTTTAGACTGACAGaaagcagtttgtttgtttgtgtttggcGTTGCGGAGCGTTAAAGTCATACCTTTTGGAGCCCGGGCGAACAATCACAGGCTTTGACGGCTGAGCGCTAATGGGCCGCTCGCATTTCCTGTGTTTATGTTTCCCTGGTTCTAACagaagaggcagaaagagaCGGATTAGacgaggaaaaaacaaaaagatcatCAGATCAATCAGAAGCAGTTTAAGAATTAGAGCTCAGGTTGTTTCTAAATACACAGAAAAGCAAATATCAGCAACAAAACACATCTGGGAcaagaaactaaaaataaacaacacattttgcttttcttttacagGTTTCACACtaatactgtcatttttttggagGTAGGTCtaaagaaattaaacatttagggTCTGAAATTGCTTCCAAATTctaaacagaaatgtgaaaaaaacttaTGTGACAGTCACACAAGAAATAAGTTTCAAATTGATTTCAATCTATAGGACAGAAGCTTGATTTTAACACATTATATtgcaaattaaaacacaatatCTCAACTATAATGAACTATCTTCCAgattagttgtttgttttgtctacaaaatgaaaaaaatgggtgaaaaaagtcacaatcacattttaaaaagtgcgtTTTTGGTCCAAAACCTCATTTATCACAAGGAAAACTaacaaatcctcacatttaaacagcagcaaaatgtaaatattcaacAGTTTTTGCTGATAAATTATCCTAAAATTTGCCATAATCTAATTTTCGATTACTTAACACTTTGTACTGTACTTTAATACTCATACAGAGTGGGCAGGGAAATGTAAAACGACTGTTCTCAAGGCTGTGAATAACAACAACCTTCAGTTATTTTATTACATCAAAAGCCAGGAAATCCGTCAAATTGTAGTATGGTACTTTTTTCCTCTAACAAGTGCATCGGTTGACCATTTAATCATTTCAATATTAGTCTCCAGAACCTCTATATGTAAAAGGATTAAAGTGGAAGTTCAGTTACTAGAGGTTCGGTGAGGTTCAGTGACTACTTCTGGGTGAAATAAGAACATATTTAACAGACTACAGCTCTATAAATCAGTGTGAATCGAGGTGTCATCAAATTGTTGTTTGATATTTTGTTCCTCTAACAAATGCATCAGTTGACCATCTCACAATTTAAAAATTAGTCTGCAAAACCTCTGGGTGTAAAAGCATTAATGTGGAAGTTAAGTTACGAGAGTTGAAGTGAGGTTCAGTGACTACTTCTGGGTGAAATCAGCTCTCTAAATCAGTTTAAATCACTGTCTAGTTTCCCATTAGTAAGTCGATTCCTCTTTGTTTGAGCTTCAGGTGTCATATTTGATCAACAGCCATGAATCCATCAACttgtttggtgatttttctcAAACAAATCCGTCAGTTGACCATTTAATCATTTCAATATTAGTCCACACAACCTGGAAGgattaaacaataaatatgaAGTTAAGTTACTAGAGTTGAAGTGAGGTTAAGTGACTACTTCTGGGTGAAATCAGGACATATCTAACAGACTACAGCTCTCCATATTGGTGTGAATTGAGGTGTAGTTTCCTCTGACTATCACtgaccagaaaaacaacaacaggttGACAGATTAAAACCAGAGCAGCTCAGAGTCTTGCTAACTAACTTATTAAACAGCTGTTAGTCACCGTACAGCCTCAGTTGTGGGTCAGAGCCTCGCTGTaaacttgtgtttgtgtttccttacaGTCATGACAACAAGGTGGGCAGAGCTATGCTAAAGGCTAACATCTTTACAGAGAGGCTAACGGCGGGTTAAACTGCTTTTACACCGACATGAGGAGCCCTGCAGCGGGTTAGACAGCCGGGCTATGTCGGCTTCTTGAGTTTTTATCAGACAGAAGTGAGCTACATGAAGAGATTAAAGCCCCAAAACAAAGGCAGCTCCGACGGCTCCCTGTCAGCTCTGGTGCTACAGCCCAACATGCTAGCTGCTCCTTTACAGGATTTCTAGGAGGAAAAcgttaaaaactgaaatatttggcTCCGCAGTGAGCTACCAGGCGGTTAAATCAACTGTCACGACTCTCGGCTGCGGTGACAGGAGCTACGGGGGTTGGTCCGACACCTGCTCCGCCGAGGAGCAGCGTTAGCTCAGCGGCTAAATCCAGCCGTCTCACCTCGGCGGTGCGAATCCCCACAACCCCTCTTGGACCAGGCAGCTCTGGCTCCGTCGGACATGAAGTTGCAGGTTCGATTCCGGGATCAGGAGAGCGGCGGGCAGCGGTGCACTGCCATGGTGTCGGTACCGTCCATCCGCCAAGACGAAGAGACCCCCCGCACGGCTCCGAGGTGACGGTACCGAGCCTCAGAGATCCACAGGCTCTGCGGCCGCCATCTTCTGCACCGGCGTCATTTCCCTTCTGGGCGGAACTGAAGGGCGGAGAGGAGCCGCAGCGGAGAGGGTCGACCCGCCAGATGGACCGATACTACAGGAAAATACAACAGATCATTCATAGAAACTgctaaaagtttaaaataatataccaaaaaaacataaaaaaataattcaacgCCATATCttcgtttttttttaatgcactgcTGAGTAGTTTAATTCATAAACAGTCCATGTAAATAAGaactagggatgtctgatattggctttttttgccaataacccatatgccgatattgtccaactctcaaaaaatataaaaaaataattaaacccCAAATCTTATGTTTTTAATGCACTGCTTAGTCGATTAATTCATAAACAGTCCATGTAAATAAGAACCAGGGATGTCCAACATTggcttttttttgccaataacccatattaatttttttgcagtaacTGATACCGCATCCTATAGTCTTCTATATAGTatatagcattttaaaaaaatcatctgtatataatgttctctgtattttttgcactgtgttttttttcatatttattcttgtactgcatttatactttttcttttggagctgctgtaacggtgagcTTTCCCCAATCAATAAATAAAGCTTATCTTATTTTAATTGTGTCAAACAACAGTTCatactctccctctctccctccctctatgagtctatagtttgatgatgtgatcacTTGTGCACCAGTAAATGCCGGCAAAATCCTGGCATTATGagatcggttttcatgatattgaccgatattacatttttatgccaatatcaaTATGGGGCCGATAATATCGGTGGGCAGATATTCTCGGACATCCCTAATTAGCACTAAtaaatcaattcaattcaattcaatcttttattgtcattgtcaataaaacaatgaaatttcGTTCAGAGCATGTCATACAATGCATAGCAATGATTCAAAGTGCAACAATGGTGCAAGCAACAATGCAACTTTgtaaatttcgctggattttggttgattttttgtgaatgctcttaagaaacatttttaatatttctttcttttcccacgaaaatatgttcaaagatttctcaaaaaaatgttgtaaatgtggacatcagaagtttcaatgtgaaaatattttttccctcacattttcaaactttaaaacggatcaattttgacccgcaggatgacacgataTTCTTATATACATGTTTAATTTAgttcaatttaattaattagttaatgtttaactaaaataaattaggaaaaaatcaattattaaaatgtaaaaaaaagaaagaaaattactaaaaattttcaaaatgcagtgaaataGCAAAAAGTAGTTTGGTTTCACCTTACAGAACTACAAAACCGCATGAAGGGACTACAAAACGTAACTGAATGACATCACTAAGCACCGACGGACCTGACACATGCGAAGGaatatatttctttaatttttagcGAAGGAAATGCCAGTGAAATTATGTGCCATGTTCGGTTATAATCAGTCgttaattcagtttaaaaaaacatctgtttattgtttttaaagaaacctCTCCTTTACGGTGGATATAAATTGCATCAGCCGTTGACGAAGGACCCCGCTGCCGTTACTTCAGTGATTCACGCGAGTTGCGAATTATAGCCGCAATTTGTCAGTGAAGACGAATTAAAATCGCACGTATTTGTCTAAAAAtataacctttaatgttaatgttgctGTAAATAAAACCTGTTTGATTTAATAGCTGATTTTCGGCGGTGAGAATCGTCGGTTCCGCCGGTTGATCAGGCGTTCGCCGGAGCCGCCTCCTCCGTTCCTTTTCATTCAAGATGGCGGGCGACGAGTCTGGCACGACGCTCGGTCAGCCTCATCTGGCCAAACAAGACCTCGGTTCTCTGGTGAGTGTCCGTTTAACCGCTTTACCGGCGTCGCTCCTGTGTGTCGGTGGCTGTCGGTGCGTGGTGTCACCCAAACGGTCACAGTAAAGACGGGGGGATACCCGGTTAACGGTCGCCGGCGCTGCGTCGCCTCCACCCGGCACATGACGGCAGGCCCGGCGGGGCGGAGAGCTAGCAGCCCCGCTCCTCTTCCGACAGCGATTTATATTCTTATTTAATCAAAGTTTCAAAACTAGACAAACTTTATAGTCTTTATTAAGTTTGTCTGTGCATTAAAGGGGCAGTTACTCATGTCAGAAATGTCTGTTTATCCCGTTTAACCCGAACATTAGCATCTTTTTCTGTGctgtaaaatcttaaaaacaagtCACCGGGATTCTTAACAATGATGCTGTTCAATATTTTACCTCATTTATAGGCTGCCATCTGTCTTATAACAATAAATAATGCTGCCAGATTATAAATCCATTAATTCCTGTTGGATTGTGAGGCTAAGGAAGCTTCTGTTTAACATTAGCAGGCATTAATGAATAGCTTATAATGGGAcataaacaataagacaaacagTTTTTAAGCTTTATGCCTTCAGCATAGTGTCATATCTGTATTAAAATTAAGAATTATTGAGAATTAAACCATGATAGCATTGGACAAACAGCAAAATCACCcagaacatttattttgtaCTGATAAACTCCATAATATATTGTGTTCTAGCTCTAGATTTTGAGATAAATTAGAAATAATccaacacaaacaggaaaaaatgcagCCAGATTATAGATCCATTCATTCCTGTTGGTTTATGATGCTAAGGAAGCCTCTGTTTAAACAGTTAAAGTCtaaatttaatgaattaatgtgCCGCATAAacaataatattataataacaataatatcaatatttttgagCTTTGTACATTCAACATAGTGCGATATCTgtattaaaatgaagaaatgcagaatttttattgAGAATAAAACCTTGATAGCATTGGAAGGACAGAAAAGGCACCcagaacatttattttgtaCTGATAAACTTGATAATATATCATGTTGTAGCTCTAGATTTTGAGATATATTAGAAATAATgtaacacaaacagtaaaaaatgcCGTCATATTATAAATCTATTCATTCCTGTTGGTTTCTGATGGTTAGGAAGCGTCTGTTTAACATTAGTAAGCGTAAATTACATGATTTATTATGGAACAAAAACACCAACCCACCCAATTTAGGAGAACCATAGTGTCATGTGGTTAATAAATTAGGAATTACAGGATTTCTATTGAGGCTAGAACCTTGATAGCATTGGAAAGACGGTGAATTTACCCAGAACAATTATTTTGTTCTAGTAATGTTCATAATATGTTGTTTTGTAACCCCAAATTTGGCTATTAAGTCCAGATAATGCAGcacaaacagggaaaaaaaacggTTTGACAGCAAATATTATTTGGAATAAATTCACACAATCATTTCCTAATAATTATGACGTTTTgtctaaattaaataaaatataatgtcAAAATTTATGAATTCAGTCAGGATGTATGTGATTTATATTGTTTGGGTTATTTTTCTGACGAAAGATTTGATATTTAGTACTTCTAACTAGAAAACCTGCAGCGGGAAATAGCTAATTTACACCAGAGCTTAATAAGGAATGAAAATATGATCTAGTCTCAAGTGTAATAGTCCAAATGTTGTGTCAAAAAGTACGTTATCATCATTATAAAGTGAGTTTTGTGGTTCTACAAAGATGCTTGGCATATAAATCATATTCTGTAGACACAAAGGAACAGATTACAGTCTCAATCCCCACTAAAATCATGACTCATATCACAAAATTTGTCTGAATAAATgcaatatttctatatttttagtgtattaTTTGGTTCTAATTTAAACTCTACTACCATAAAAAGCCACAAACGTACCTGTTGTAATGTTGGGGACATGTACTGACAGTCACAGCTGTGTTTCATGTTAGCTCTGTGGGGTTATTATGGGTCAGTGTGCCGCCTGCCTTTGTTCCCATTCACCTCCAGGATTAAACGGACCGAGGCAGCGCTGCTCTTGTTGTTTTCTGCCGGTCTAAAGCGATTTGTTCTCTTCCAGGACGTGTCGACCTTGACGCCTCTGTCCCAGgagatcatcagcagacaggcCACCATCAACATCGGTAAATCAGCAGCTGGTCGGATTTTGTCATCTGTGGAAGTCGATAAAAGAGGAAAAGCCTGTTTTAATCCTCCGTTTGTTTCCGTTCAGGCACCATCGGTCATGTGGCCCACGGAAAGTCCACAGTAGTGAAGGCCATCTCTGGCGTCCACACTGTCAGGTTCAAGAACGAGCTGGAGAGGAACATCACCATCAAGCTAGGATATGCTAACGCTAAGGTGAGGGGATCGACTTATTCCTGAGGGGAATTTAGGggcttttatttctttacaaGGCACTTTTATAGTGTGCTCTTTTTGACTCGATGGGATAAAGTAAGCAATTGTTTTATGGACCTTTTTGGAGAAATATGATGTACGACAACATCAAACCTGCTGGCTGCtacaacatttttcagtctAGACGTGTGAAATAAAGACCTAAAAGTACATCACAGGATTTTCTAGCATTTTTTCAAGAAGTGTAATGTAAAAGTAGTGTCActgagttgtattttttttacctcaagTCACATCAGCGTACAGAAATGGATCGAAGAAAGCAAAACTTAGACGTGAAAAAGTAGAATACAAATTTTGCtcacaaagtaaaatttaaatgcaaTTGAAAATCCCAACACTGCTACTCGGTTTGCTCACAAATAAAACGCTAatgttgtgatattttaaaaagatgaagacATCAAAAGAAACATCTCTGTGCAGATGATaaatttcatcatatttttcatgtttgattTGATATGATAAGCCTTagttgtgtggttttttttgtgaaagtgaaggcacatttttaaacttttgcagATGGATGATACGAGCTAATAACACGTCTCTACTTTTGTGTACATTCTTACCATTTACATCGATGCACTGAAGCCTCAAACTGAATCTTTTACTTACTTTCAATACGACGTTTTCACTCTTTGAAAGCAGGTCTGTTCATTGTTTGAGGTTCGTGCAGCAGATTAGATGGAGATAGATATTTCCAGATGCTGATcgtctcctccatgttccaggTCTATAAGCTGGACGACCCCAGCTGTCCCCGGCCGGAGTGTTACCGGTCGTGTGGCAGCAGCACTCCTGATGAGTTTCCCACAGACATCCCCGGCACCAAGGGCAACTTCAAACTGGTCCGGTAAGACTGGATGGAAAACACTGCTTAATTCATAGTGAAGTTGTTTGAGTAAAAAAAGGAGTCGTGGTTTTGAGTGATATGTCTGAAGATTCTAGGGATTATTGTGGCTGATCACAGGAATTTTTCAGATTATTAATAAATTACATAcactacttcaggtctgatgcagcctcctctctttgtctgtcgtcacagaaatgtctctcaatcAGAGAAAACTGAACCACAAAGTAGAAATTAGcttctcacagtggctaatgtcatgctaacggctagcagctaagttagcaGGCAAatagagacaaactgatcaatcccAAACAATCAAACATAAACTGATCAATCACTTAGTTAAACAATTGtgtaaaacagaataaagaatGACAGGTTCCCTCCTATCATATGCAGTTAATACATAATATTCAATCATATATCATCTCCAAATATTGGTTATCGGCTTTTCTTGATTTTCAGTAATTGGCATTGGTGTTGGCTCTACAAACAAACACCATATCGTTCGTCCAGGTTCCAGGTCTCAGTAATCCTATTAGCTTTAATAaaaaagcagctggacttctattttattgattcatttctttaaaaaaatctctcctTCCTGCATCACACATACAGgtattttacttctttttttttccctcttttgtgACGGTAAACTAACTATCTTTGTTTTCTTGGGCTGTTTGTCAGATATTTGAAGActctctgttgctgttttctgccGTTTTCTCGACCAAACGGTTTATTTTAACGAGCCGTTTGTCCTCTTCCTCTCAGACACGTGTCCTTTGTGGACTGTCCTGGTCATGACATTTTGATGGCCACCATGTTGAACGGAGCCGCCGTCATGGACGCCGCCCTCCTGCTCATCGGTGAGTCTCTGATTAACTCCAGCTGGAAGAAGAGGTTTTGTTTAACTGATGTGATTATTTAGAGGATGGCTCTGGGTTGTTTCCTGTTAATGTGACTCTATGGGGTCACAAAGCGACATCTCTGCTCTTGTTCTCTAATCTGAGTGATTCCTCCGTTCTTATGTTCTTTGTTGTTCGCTGTATGAGTCCAATAAGCAAAAGGCTTCcaactttttattctttttaaagtaaaaataaggGGTTAATGCTCTGTGATGGACTTTCTTGTTTAGATTTTCTGCTTCCATGTGGCCACATTGACTCTAAAATGCCAAATTAATCAGCACAAACTTGAGGAAGCACAAATACACAGGTGAATAACAACATTTCTGCTGTaattttccactgaaaaaagTGACGCAGGATGCCAGAGACTAGACATCTCCTGCTAGTAACAAAAAGTCTTGGGGTTCTTCTTCTGTAAATTAATTTCTCACTAaaattttcaacatatttgaacattttctgcattttttatctCTTAAATGCCAAATtaagcaacacaaacatgaaaaaaaacacacatttacttcTAAATCTAATAGAATAAATGATCTCATATCCGTTTGTGTCTCCCCTCAGGAAGCAGATTAAACTCTAGATTTAAAGGATTCTTTGTGTCCAGTGAGGAAATCTATGCTTTTATCAAAGCTCCAACGTTAAACGTGATTAAAAcgtcttgtgtgttttttttgttttaccagCGGGGAACGAGTCGTGTCCTCAGCCCCAGACGTCGGAGCATCTGGCCGCCATAGAGATCATGAAGCTGAAGCACATCCTCATCCTGCAGAACAAGATTGACCTGGTGAAGGAGAGCCAGGCCAAGGAGCAGTACGAGCAGATCCTCGCCTTCGTCCAGGGTGAGCAGAACATTACATAAAACCCTTAATACCTCATCTGAGTGTAGATCTCACCTGTCCATCACCTGCTGTCTATTAAAAGTGTGAcaggttgctgttgttgtgctaaaatgtccagaaaatgttcacagtttGTTGTAAAACCTTGACGTTCCTCCTGCAGGTACGGTTGCCGAGGGCGCTCCCATCATTCCCATCTCCGCCCAGCTCAAGTACAACATCGAGGTGGTCTGTGAGTACATCGTCAAAAAGATCCCAGTGCCCGTCAGAGACTTCACCTCCGAGCCCAGACTCATCGGTaggaacaaaataaacaaacacacatcgcTTCTTTCTTCactggttgtttttctgtttgtaaatGTCTCGTTTCTTCTTTAGTCATCAGATCCTTCGACGTGAACAAACCCGGCTGTGAAGTTGATGACCTGAAAGGAGGCGTGGCTGGAGGAAGTATCCTGAAGGGGGTCCTGAAGGTGAGACTTTATAAAGAGCCAGAGTTCTGAATTATAACAGAAATTAGAGGTTAGCAGGTGTGTTGAAATGAATGTATCAAGAAAGCTTTCAACCTGGATAGATCgccgtggagctagatctccatgataactgatgctgcagggctaaatctccatggtaactgatgctgcatgGCTAAATCTCCTTGGTAACCGATGCCGTGGAGCTagctctccatggtaactgatgctgcaggcttagatctccatggtaactgatgccgtggagctagatctccatggtaactgatgtcATGGAGCTAAGATTCAGTCTGAACGTCGTCCTCTTCTCTGTGTGACGTCCAGGTAGGTCAGGAGATTGAGGTGCGTCCAGGAATCGTGTCCAAAGACCAGGAAGGGAAGCTGATGTGCAAACCCATCTTCTCCAAGATCGTGTCTCTGTTCGCCGAGCACAACGACCTGCAGTACGCTGCACCAGGAGGCCTCATCGGTAAGTTCAAAACCAGCTGGATGTTTAGATGTGGAGGTAAAGGTCTGCTGGAGGACGATCACAAAGATACAGGCTGGAACAAATCAGAACAAAGAACTGAGAAGTATAATGTTTAATCGGCAATATCAGGACCTACAAACACGACAGTAAAATAAAGTACTGGGTTAACTAAGTGTCCAaatataacaagaaaaacata
Encoded here:
- the eif2s3 gene encoding eukaryotic translation initiation factor 2 subunit 3; this encodes MAGDESGTTLGQPHLAKQDLGSLDVSTLTPLSQEIISRQATINIGTIGHVAHGKSTVVKAISGVHTVRFKNELERNITIKLGYANAKVYKLDDPSCPRPECYRSCGSSTPDEFPTDIPGTKGNFKLVRHVSFVDCPGHDILMATMLNGAAVMDAALLLIAGNESCPQPQTSEHLAAIEIMKLKHILILQNKIDLVKESQAKEQYEQILAFVQGTVAEGAPIIPISAQLKYNIEVVCEYIVKKIPVPVRDFTSEPRLIVIRSFDVNKPGCEVDDLKGGVAGGSILKGVLKVGQEIEVRPGIVSKDQEGKLMCKPIFSKIVSLFAEHNDLQYAAPGGLIGVGTKIDPTLCRADRMVGQVLGAVGALPEIFTELEISYFLLRRLLGVRTEGDKKAAKVQKLSKNEVLMVNIGSLSTGGRVSAVKADLAKIVLTNPVCTEVGEKIALSRRVEKHWRLIGWGQIRRGVTITPTVDDD